A single window of Methylobacterium nodulans ORS 2060 DNA harbors:
- a CDS encoding S10 family peptidase: MIRILMLLGALAAAAPLPALAQPRPPDARQVEARQAEARPSERQPEGRRLPPDAVTQHSLTLSDGRSLVFTATAGSLALVDEGGKLQAEIAFTAYTLPDRERVARPVTFALNGGPGASSAYLNLGAVGPWRLPLDGTSISPSAAPVPVPNDETWLDFTDLVFLDPVGTGYSRAAGDDAKRYFSVDADASILASAIARWLRTNDRMASPKFYLGESYGGFRGPLIARKLQDDIGIGLSGLVLLSPVLDFGWLQPPRHNPLGDVARLPSLAAAGLERRGGTPDPKAMAEAEAYATGEYLSDLLRGPENGEARDRLGRRVAALTGLDPELVRRQAGRISPGSFQRESGRPERRVASAYDTGVTGWDPEPNAAHAGFEDPLLSAMQAPLSSAMVDLYARTLNWRVTNLRYELLNTSVNRTWNWGSGRTPPEVVSELRQALALDGSLRVLVTHGYTDLVTPYFASKLILDQMPAYGPGRRLSLAVFPGGHMFYFRQASRAALRGEALRLYEAALASRQGTGEGR, translated from the coding sequence ATGATCCGCATCCTGATGCTGCTCGGGGCCCTCGCCGCGGCGGCGCCGCTGCCCGCGCTCGCGCAGCCGCGGCCGCCCGATGCGCGCCAAGTCGAGGCGCGCCAAGCCGAGGCCCGCCCGTCGGAACGCCAGCCCGAGGGGCGGCGGCTGCCGCCCGATGCGGTGACGCAGCACAGCCTGACGCTGTCGGACGGGCGCAGCCTCGTCTTCACGGCGACGGCCGGCAGCCTCGCCCTCGTGGACGAGGGCGGCAAGCTCCAGGCGGAGATCGCCTTCACGGCCTACACCCTGCCGGACCGGGAGCGCGTCGCCCGGCCGGTCACCTTCGCGCTCAATGGCGGGCCGGGCGCGTCCTCCGCCTATCTCAACCTCGGTGCGGTCGGCCCCTGGCGCCTGCCCCTCGACGGGACCAGCATCAGCCCCTCGGCGGCCCCGGTGCCGGTGCCGAACGACGAGACCTGGCTCGACTTCACCGATCTCGTCTTCCTCGATCCGGTCGGCACCGGCTACAGCCGCGCCGCGGGGGACGATGCCAAGCGCTACTTCTCGGTCGATGCCGACGCCTCGATCCTCGCTTCCGCGATCGCCCGCTGGCTGCGCACCAACGACCGCATGGCCTCGCCGAAATTCTACCTCGGGGAGAGCTATGGCGGCTTCCGCGGCCCGCTCATCGCCCGCAAGCTGCAGGACGATATCGGCATCGGGCTGTCGGGGCTGGTGCTGCTCTCGCCGGTCCTCGATTTCGGCTGGCTGCAGCCGCCGCGCCACAACCCGCTCGGGGACGTCGCGCGGCTCCCCTCGCTCGCGGCGGCCGGCCTCGAGCGCCGCGGCGGCACCCCCGACCCCAAGGCGATGGCGGAGGCCGAGGCCTACGCGACCGGCGAGTACCTGTCCGACCTGCTGCGCGGCCCCGAGAACGGCGAGGCCCGCGACCGGCTCGGCCGGCGCGTCGCCGCCCTCACGGGGCTCGATCCGGAGCTGGTGCGGCGGCAGGCCGGGCGCATCTCCCCGGGCAGCTTCCAGCGCGAGAGCGGGCGCCCCGAGAGGCGGGTCGCCAGCGCCTACGACACCGGGGTCACCGGCTGGGATCCGGAGCCGAATGCCGCCCATGCGGGCTTCGAGGACCCGCTCCTCTCGGCCATGCAGGCGCCGCTGTCGAGCGCGATGGTCGACCTCTATGCCCGCACCCTGAACTGGCGGGTGACCAACCTGCGCTACGAACTCCTCAACACGAGCGTGAACCGGACCTGGAACTGGGGCTCGGGCCGCACGCCGCCGGAGGTGGTGAGCGAGCTGCGCCAGGCGCTCGCCCTCGACGGGTCGCTGCGGGTGCTCGTCACGCATGGCTACACGGATCTCGTCACCCCGTATTTCGCCTCGAAGCTGATCCTCGACCAGATGCCGGCCTACGGGCCGGGCCGGCGCCTCAGCTTGGCGGTTTTCCCCGGCGGCCACATGTTCTATTTCCGCCAGGCCTCGCGGGCGGCGCTCCGGGGCGAGGCGCTGCGCCTCTACGAGGCGGCGCTGGCTTCACGACAGGGAACCGGCGAGGGACGATGA
- a CDS encoding glutathionylspermidine synthase family protein: MRRLDLGARPDWRERAAAAGFSFHTFDAEPYWDETHAYAFTLDQIEREIEAPSAELHALCLAFAARAVRDEAILASLGIPDHAFGVVRESWERGDPSLYGRLDLAYDGTTSAKLLEYNADTPTALYETGVFQWLWLEDMLAHGLLPPGTDQFNAVHERLIARFAQIGGPVAFTCMPNAPEDRGTVAYLQDCAHQAGLATRFVPLDAVSLRADGAFSDGLGEAFRTLFKLYPWEWAFRDAFGRRLAGTPTRFLEPPWKAVLSTKGLLPHLWAMAPGHPNLLPAYFEDDPAKAALGASFVRKPILSREGANVLMVRDGAVIAREEGPYGAEGAVRQALAELPVFAGERVLVGSWIVGDEPAGLCLRESAALITGNQARFVPHVIVP; the protein is encoded by the coding sequence CTGGCGCGAGCGGGCCGCGGCGGCGGGTTTTAGCTTCCACACCTTCGATGCCGAGCCCTATTGGGACGAGACCCACGCCTATGCCTTCACACTCGATCAGATCGAGCGCGAGATCGAGGCCCCGAGCGCGGAACTCCACGCCCTCTGCCTCGCCTTCGCGGCCCGGGCGGTGAGGGATGAGGCGATCCTCGCCTCGCTCGGGATCCCGGACCACGCCTTCGGCGTCGTGCGGGAGAGCTGGGAGCGCGGCGACCCGTCCCTCTACGGCCGCCTCGACCTCGCCTATGACGGGACGACGTCGGCCAAGCTCCTCGAATACAACGCCGACACGCCGACCGCCCTCTACGAGACCGGCGTGTTTCAGTGGCTCTGGCTGGAGGACATGCTCGCCCACGGGCTTCTGCCCCCCGGCACCGACCAGTTCAACGCGGTCCATGAGCGCCTGATCGCCCGCTTCGCGCAGATCGGCGGGCCGGTTGCCTTCACCTGCATGCCCAACGCGCCGGAGGATCGCGGCACCGTCGCCTATCTGCAGGACTGCGCGCATCAGGCCGGTCTTGCCACCCGCTTCGTGCCCCTCGACGCCGTGTCGCTGCGCGCGGACGGCGCCTTCTCGGACGGGCTCGGCGAGGCTTTTCGCACCCTGTTCAAGCTCTACCCTTGGGAATGGGCTTTTCGGGATGCATTCGGCCGGCGGCTTGCCGGGACCCCGACCCGTTTCCTCGAACCGCCCTGGAAGGCGGTCCTGTCCACCAAGGGCCTGCTCCCGCATCTCTGGGCCATGGCGCCGGGCCATCCCAACCTGCTCCCGGCCTATTTCGAGGACGATCCCGCCAAGGCCGCGCTCGGGGCGAGCTTCGTGAGGAAGCCGATCCTGTCGCGCGAGGGAGCGAACGTGCTGATGGTCCGCGACGGCGCCGTCATCGCCCGGGAGGAGGGGCCCTACGGGGCGGAGGGCGCCGTGCGGCAGGCGCTGGCGGAACTCCCGGTCTTCGCGGGCGAGCGGGTTCTCGTCGGGAGCTGGATCGTCGGCGACGAGCCCGCGGGCCTGTGCCTGCGGGAGAGCGCGGCGCTGATCACGGGCAATCAGGCGCGCTTCGTGCCGCACGTGATCGTGCCGTGA
- a CDS encoding SGNH/GDSL hydrolase family protein: MALPFSSVLRVGLTCLLGAGAVGTAAAQTTSLPVPAAKVVPPGADVPDPSLSPECRVPGSKLYTLAKLRAVKKALREHRAIHVLALGSPSGGLGGMTYPVKLESALERSFPDVTVDVDSRGLPGEITFGASERVRNTVAEIEPDLVVWQVGTNDALARVDVEAFAASLAETVDWIKSHGIDVVLVDPQYTASLAEDGYYNSFVRTIQRVAAEKQVPLVLRFEAMRYLAGHTKDEPLPGSGFRLADLGHRCMAEHVTRAITVSLLQPDVTGTTSPPPAPAPQAGAAKPGP, translated from the coding sequence ATGGCGCTCCCGTTCTCCTCGGTCCTCCGCGTCGGCCTGACCTGTCTTCTGGGGGCCGGCGCTGTCGGCACTGCGGCGGCCCAGACCACGAGCCTTCCGGTTCCGGCCGCGAAAGTGGTTCCTCCGGGGGCGGACGTGCCGGATCCGAGCCTCTCGCCGGAATGCCGGGTGCCCGGCTCCAAGCTCTACACCCTGGCGAAGCTGCGCGCCGTGAAGAAGGCGCTGAGGGAGCACCGCGCGATCCACGTCCTCGCCCTCGGCTCGCCCTCGGGGGGCCTCGGCGGGATGACCTACCCGGTCAAGCTCGAATCGGCCCTGGAGCGGTCCTTTCCGGACGTGACCGTGGACGTCGACAGCCGCGGCCTGCCCGGCGAAATCACCTTCGGGGCCTCCGAGCGGGTGCGCAACACCGTGGCGGAGATCGAGCCCGACCTCGTGGTCTGGCAGGTGGGCACCAACGACGCGCTCGCCCGCGTCGATGTCGAGGCCTTCGCGGCCTCGCTGGCCGAGACCGTCGACTGGATCAAGTCGCACGGCATCGACGTGGTGCTGGTCGATCCGCAATACACCGCGAGCCTCGCCGAGGACGGCTACTACAATTCCTTCGTGCGCACGATCCAGCGCGTCGCGGCCGAGAAGCAGGTGCCGCTCGTCCTGCGCTTCGAGGCCATGCGCTACCTCGCCGGCCACACCAAGGACGAGCCTCTGCCGGGGAGCGGCTTCCGCCTCGCCGATCTCGGCCATCGCTGCATGGCCGAGCACGTCACCCGGGCCATCACCGTGTCGCTGCTCCAGCCCGACGTGACCGGGACCACGAGCCCGCCGCCCGCCCCCGCCCCACAGGCCGGCGCCGCCAAGCCGGGCCCGTGA
- a CDS encoding lipopolysaccharide biosynthesis protein, with translation MAAGASLSDAPAPGVAGLARTAAAVFGVRLAAAGCALAAQVLMARLMGPAEYGIFASVWVWAALAGHASTWGLSQAASRFLPEYRAHARADRARGFLAFGAAVSLAAGAGAAGAGAALLGLHPEAVEPGFRVPLLVAALVLPLFALQDFCEGVARGQNWTLLAIVPPYLLRQGGVMLAMLVAVAWGAPPVATVAVACTLAATALSLAIQAGVILRRLARLLPAGPRAYPWRGWMRTALPIALIDLAGSGFNFADVLVLGFLLEPAEVGLYFAATRLLQVVVFVHYAASSVTAQRFAEAGARGDRAGLAALVRHWSRLTLLAMLATGLLVLAAGPLLLGLFGAGFRTGLPLLAVLVAGHVVAGAFGPAEDLLTMLGAERLCAAITACLFGLSVGLMLVLVPVLGVLGAALAAALVVVLRGLLLALAAWRRLGLATPAFARSRP, from the coding sequence ATGGCGGCCGGGGCCTCTCTCAGCGATGCGCCGGCGCCGGGCGTGGCGGGCCTCGCCCGCACGGCCGCCGCCGTCTTCGGGGTGCGGCTCGCCGCGGCGGGCTGCGCGCTCGCGGCGCAGGTGCTTATGGCGCGGCTGATGGGCCCCGCCGAGTACGGCATCTTCGCCTCCGTCTGGGTCTGGGCCGCGCTGGCCGGCCATGCCTCGACCTGGGGGCTGTCGCAGGCGGCCTCCCGCTTCCTGCCGGAATACCGGGCCCATGCGCGCGCGGACCGGGCCCGGGGCTTCCTCGCCTTCGGGGCGGCGGTGTCGCTCGCGGCGGGCGCCGGCGCCGCCGGGGCGGGCGCGGCGCTGCTCGGGCTGCATCCGGAGGCGGTGGAGCCGGGCTTCCGGGTCCCGCTCCTCGTCGCCGCGCTGGTCCTGCCGCTCTTCGCCCTGCAGGATTTCTGCGAGGGCGTCGCCCGCGGCCAGAACTGGACCCTGCTCGCCATCGTGCCGCCCTATCTGCTGCGGCAGGGCGGCGTCATGCTGGCGATGCTCGTCGCGGTCGCGTGGGGCGCGCCGCCGGTCGCCACCGTTGCGGTCGCCTGCACGCTCGCCGCAACCGCGCTCTCGCTCGCCATCCAGGCGGGGGTGATCTTGCGGCGCCTCGCGCGCCTCCTGCCGGCGGGTCCGCGCGCTTATCCGTGGCGCGGCTGGATGCGCACGGCGCTGCCGATCGCCCTCATCGATCTCGCGGGGTCCGGCTTCAACTTCGCCGACGTGCTGGTGCTCGGCTTCCTGCTGGAGCCCGCTGAGGTCGGACTCTACTTCGCGGCGACCCGGCTCCTGCAGGTCGTCGTCTTCGTCCATTACGCCGCCTCGTCGGTGACGGCGCAGCGTTTCGCGGAGGCCGGGGCGCGCGGCGACCGGGCGGGGCTCGCGGCGCTCGTGCGGCACTGGTCGCGCCTCACCCTCCTGGCGATGCTGGCGACGGGTCTCCTCGTGCTGGCCGCCGGCCCGCTCCTGCTCGGGCTGTTCGGCGCCGGGTTCCGCACCGGCCTGCCGCTGCTTGCGGTGCTGGTCGCCGGGCACGTGGTGGCCGGCGCCTTCGGGCCTGCCGAGGACCTGCTCACCATGCTCGGCGCCGAGCGGCTCTGCGCAGCGATCACGGCTTGCCTGTTCGGTCTCTCGGTCGGGCTCATGCTCGTCCTGGTTCCGGTCCTCGGGGTGCTCGGGGCAGCACTCGCCGCCGCCCTCGTCGTCGTCCTCCGCGGCCTCCTCCTGGCGCTCGCCGCATGGCGCCGCCTCGGCCTCGCCACACCGGCCTTCGCGCGAAGCCGTCCATGA
- a CDS encoding OpgC family protein has protein sequence MARDPNAVDFWRGFALITIFINHIPGNTFEHFTYSQYGTSDAAELFVFLAGWSIGIAIRGRSGELEPASRTVLRLLSRMVEVYRAQLVITAIALAMLAGAALLLDNPLLLEWHNAGPVFTDPVQATVGWVTLLHQLGFFNILPLYVVLLGLAPLFVLAARRSRTLALGASLALYLTALVFELNLPSWPVEGHWFFNPLCWQLLLVLGFLAHEWRLESASFLVWRRRLMPLGIVLVAVGAVLAWFHIRPDPLLVPVPRLLFTFDKSHLPPARLIHFIGVLLAFQAVFDWIYPRAPWLGRQFAALGRNSLAVFSVGSIGSLAAQLVRFWTGGGFAIDVIVVGSGLVLLAFTAWFVEWRSRSPRSSASA, from the coding sequence ATGGCGCGCGACCCGAACGCAGTCGACTTCTGGCGCGGCTTCGCCCTCATCACCATCTTCATCAACCACATCCCCGGCAACACCTTCGAGCACTTCACCTACTCGCAGTACGGCACGTCGGATGCGGCCGAGCTGTTCGTGTTCCTGGCGGGCTGGTCGATCGGCATCGCGATCCGGGGGCGGTCCGGCGAGCTGGAGCCGGCGAGCCGGACGGTGCTGCGCCTTCTCTCGCGCATGGTCGAGGTCTATCGGGCGCAGCTCGTCATCACGGCGATCGCGCTGGCGATGCTGGCCGGGGCCGCGCTCCTCCTCGACAACCCGCTCCTGCTCGAATGGCACAATGCCGGGCCGGTCTTCACCGATCCGGTCCAGGCCACCGTTGGCTGGGTGACCCTCCTGCACCAGCTCGGCTTCTTCAACATCCTGCCGCTCTACGTGGTGCTGCTCGGGCTCGCGCCGCTCTTCGTGCTCGCGGCGCGGCGGAGCCGGACCCTCGCCCTCGGCGCCTCGCTCGCCCTCTATCTCACGGCCCTCGTCTTCGAGCTCAACCTGCCGTCCTGGCCGGTGGAGGGGCACTGGTTCTTCAATCCCCTGTGCTGGCAGCTCCTGCTCGTGCTCGGCTTCCTCGCCCATGAGTGGCGGCTCGAATCGGCGAGCTTCCTCGTCTGGCGCCGCCGCCTGATGCCGCTCGGCATCGTCCTGGTCGCGGTCGGCGCGGTGCTGGCGTGGTTCCACATCCGGCCCGACCCGCTGCTGGTCCCCGTGCCGCGGCTCCTCTTCACCTTCGACAAGTCGCACCTGCCGCCGGCCCGGCTCATCCACTTCATCGGCGTGCTCCTCGCCTTCCAGGCCGTGTTCGACTGGATCTACCCGCGGGCGCCCTGGCTCGGCCGCCAGTTCGCGGCGCTCGGCCGCAACTCGCTCGCGGTCTTCTCCGTCGGGTCGATCGGCAGCCTTGCGGCACAACTCGTCAGGTTCTGGACGGGAGGCGGTTTCGCCATCGATGTCATTGTCGTAGGATCAGGGCTGGTATTATTGGCGTTCACCGCATGGTTCGTCGAATGGCGCTCCCGTTCTCCTCGGTCCTCCGCGTCGGCCTGA
- a CDS encoding DNA polymerase III subunit chi, protein MTEILFYHMQRQPLESVLPSLLEKSLERRWRVAIQATSEERLQALDDHLWTFSDESFLPHGTDREPDPATQPVVLTLREANPNGASIRFLVDGAPLPEDAGSYARICILFDGTDQDALLFAREQWRAAKGAGHSVAYWQQDESGRWQKKA, encoded by the coding sequence GTGACCGAGATCCTCTTCTACCACATGCAGCGCCAGCCGCTCGAATCGGTGCTGCCGAGCCTCCTGGAGAAATCCCTGGAGCGGCGCTGGCGCGTCGCCATCCAGGCGACGAGCGAGGAGCGGCTGCAGGCGCTCGACGACCATCTCTGGACCTTCTCCGACGAGAGCTTCCTGCCCCACGGAACCGACCGCGAGCCCGATCCCGCGACCCAGCCCGTGGTGCTCACGCTGCGCGAGGCGAACCCCAACGGGGCGTCGATCCGCTTCCTCGTCGACGGCGCGCCCCTGCCGGAGGATGCGGGGAGCTATGCGCGCATCTGCATCCTGTTCGACGGGACCGACCAGGACGCGCTGCTCTTCGCGCGCGAGCAGTGGCGCGCCGCCAAGGGCGCCGGCCACAGCGTCGCCTATTGGCAGCAGGACGAGAGCGGCCGCTGGCAGAAGAAGGCGTGA